One segment of Anopheles stephensi strain Indian chromosome 3, UCI_ANSTEP_V1.0, whole genome shotgun sequence DNA contains the following:
- the LOC118513144 gene encoding uncharacterized protein LOC118513144 isoform X2 — translation MSPNTIKLRIFHAFRKLSLRSPGEPETTILEEQRTGVVAKLTAASAAVAAAASEKSTTDQSTFAGNLESALKEKNVPIKKKLSEDEDAGEEEEVEEEVEEEVEEEEEEEEEAEEEEEEVSVEEKKKPDPEPQPPVSRPSSKEEEPAKQLVEESSPSTGEVQKDVPTVEDSEVNVSTKEELKQETKEEAKEDPSTEEPELPKQLPEKAAGAPKSLSDKESTLESKEHGDKPMVPPQTYLWEEVKKSKEQVSDGGYPWTHLYKGDPEEGSDEAKPSTESPSANRPRKGEEQAVEQEDILAEKKVKVQNGEQRNGTSGDQPMEVDESTTSNGHLQDAQAGPSEPKPQSPRRSRKRAASHEPESGSRHSVREEIKHFLDEHPSIRSFSNSLTRQGKKTRTFVSRSLERAKSMADRQIDRARVQMNTLRRKKAASEPRGFPDQKILNLRESPRLNNREIPAYVVRQPSDEVIETVDEEKIVKVTVETEASKSTVVVPDEIIELPKGQEERTVESVEEQIMVVEVSAPATPPVVEDDRYEIIEPPKSETVATPVEQLPPVAESPIVPVKAKPPLKAPRKKKEHHYEDIEDFEPQSTKDATPEPSGDAKLQRQEHIKEEGLDPIIGEMLGNDKIKISLQLQDEKFVDDMFGRRKHLDEILQQSSEDEREKEPVKLANKGLLAPISSIDSTSSDEEARRTHLSTLAEESDTGSIDGGTPCKKQDSLKESELPPVEESSKELELTPAEEHLLMEAEKTAEDGSPKQAAASVEPEAETVPVVETEQPKVDTRWSKMSDHEYEPIGEPADASKPITKDGLLAVSSKAQQQPDGQDRKHSNASFLRVPGNDEGDTISMEELQKSIEDRYFNLPTDATAAQEGAEGTAAASVASEPQSEKTSKMKAAMAKAQTSGKQAMAKAQESGKQAMARAQEGGKTLQKKFIQQTDRFKNKMSNIKLKKDKDAAPLASPEIVTTPELEKLDFTLAVPKDEEPSTPEAVAEGSSVPTEEASGDAAEDEATPAKSGNKFGNKLKNMHMPKLQKPDFKRPEFTKISKPKMPKLKTPDMPKFKRPEMPKFLTEKPDFSKMKSDFAKIKLARSKSMKEPSPSGATSAASPSDASIMGDSVTAPTKVNYTDFSTYPRIFDKFKRQKSVPSGQASVRAGTPPPLEFTKAAKTTRPKGASLVSRWTSEKSEDTESNRFLQYTGSELDERETSVERRMRQELERAEFEGPELAVTEEQKQLEEYDKENREIHLLSAARHEEFLKRKPPMERQESDLASEEEKQFWASSLGQKIRQNIDMNSNDLDFLDEEERLLVAKEDEAIDQEAREQARYLLELSKQRTEKELERRSSTPYTNQECQSSGSSSVRRRKGVLEEIDDDEFFLRQKGISKDNIQMGEYISSAIKEGLSQPKNALADMDRYDYYDEELDREQDGMRRYYQPSFESDDVSNQQNSYTDEYRGGKASDFYRTFPPDRPTRKPKKGNDQTVPQDDQDYGLEDEEEEEDLGYYDRQRTKYGSEQPQLLQSAAARYMDEEDDLAAMGGSLPRQAMLAGTVVPPTPPTRHRKKRFRDVTPSDVGPSSFTNGGFAAGKSISNNFISGPPPTTTMAYRAEVPLAREESFGTIPEPIPRRTRSRSQISKALDDDDRVSRGAESLIGGIIDRSPIPGRDSYSYEISESNGYATVRKEAPPRPPAPIRRRKSTRSLDAPPPRQFNTLPNYHHSVSPVRPQRNYSTINPNRPPRRKSVTSLTGEQQLKSSSLSKDDVAQYEDVIAPAPPLGPKPPLSSGDVASKMKDRPLPPPPRPTRKPRRPDGSDHQDLDGGAERMVLPMHDTSIEEVETATQTDPVSEDFGLDAEIAAVTERAARAHDGDQLEGALNRFREGNAKALSERPKSSRSGSRPETPASILIERKVSTPSLNHESIVEASLTVQPLEEFDDDQYIAELVKKYVSEERKPEPRKTDTFERRFRKSTNSLTREDEIRPVEASNTLRTPTMRSSRTSVDGRLSATTPEPLRNVEIAPNVIEEIVERLRTTEQQHIDELHKLHQQQLEDLRRQHDEQKRLQEQKLEEQQRQLLEQQNQQLLQTQQLKEQILQQQEHQKMLLTQQQNQQQQLLVAQQQQQLLMEQQEKERELQREKERELLKEREQELERARERERELHLARELELQRAREIEQQRARDLEQQRIREMELQRARELEHQRLRELEIQRAIEAEQARQREVELQQQQQQQQKAAAVQAAPKEPKEEGVPQQEVATKVEEPLTTASPTASAPVPASVDVVDGAAALPTPSTLPSDQPPTRPPLPPMAAPFVYHPDYLSYHGVAPSSSSAAAAAAAASYLMRGVPSDEDLGMTPLAPQRRRRHHRSKRDSTSEEDFQREHRRHRHGTRSPEPPSIPTLGGQLVRACGSSIRQTGDDLMAMLRASSKDENKRDLHIAIIILIVIVAGLMALGMSGEKAVHHHHWDYFSPPGHGSSA, via the exons ATGAGTCCAAACACTATAAAGCTACGGATATTCCATGCGTTTAGAAAAT TGTCCCTGCGCAGCCCTGGAGAGCCGGAAACGACCATACTGGAAGAGCAGCGGACCGGTGTCGTAGCCAAACTGACCGCTGCTTCGGCTGCCGTTGCTGCGGCAGCATCCGAAAAATCTACCACAGATCAGAGCACGTTCGCCGGGAATCTGGAAAGCGCGCTCAAGGAGAAGAACGTCCCGATtaagaagaaactctcggAGGACGAGGATGCCGGAGAGGAGGAGGAAGTAGAGGAAGAAGTTGAGGAGGAGGttgaagaggaggaggaggaggaagaggaggcggaagaagaagaagaggaggtgTCTGtggaggagaagaaaaaaccagaTCCGGAGCCACAGCCTCCGGTAAGTAGGCCATCGAGTAAGGAAGAAGAGCCTGCCAAACAACTCGTGGAAGAATCCTCGCCTAGTACGGGAGAGGTCCAAAAAGATGTCCCAACTGTTGAGGACTCCGAAGTCAATGTCTCCACAAAGGAAGAATTGAAGCAAGAGACTAAAGAGGAAGCGAAAGAAGATCCGTCCACCGAGGAACCTGAGCTGCCGAAGCAATTGCCCGAGAAAGCAGCCGGCGCTCCCAAGTCACTCAGTGACAAGGAATCCACCCTCGAGTCGAAAGAGCATGGCGATAAGCCGATGGTGCCACCGCAGACGTACCTCTGGGAGGAGGTTAAGAAGTCCAAGGAACAGGTAAGCGAT GGAGGATATCCATGGACGCATCTGTACAAAGGAGATCCGGAAGAGGGATCGGACGAAGCTAAACCGTCCACAGAATCACCTTCCGCGAATCGTCCAAGAAAAGGTGAGGAGCAAGCGGTAGAGCAGGAAGATATCTTGGCGGAAAAGAAGGTTAAGGTCCAGAATGGCGAACAGCGCAACGGTACCAGTGGCGATCAGCCGATGGAGGTCGATGAATCGACCACCTCGAATGGACACCTTCAAGACGCACAGGCTGGTCCAAGCGAACCAAAGCCACAATCTCCCAGACGCAGCAGAAAGCGTGCCGCATCACACGAACCCGAATCGGGCAGTCGACATTCGGTTCGGGAAGAGATCAAACACTTCCTCGATGAACATCCGTCGATTCGTAGCTTTAGCAACAGTCTCACGCGGCAGGGCAAAAAGACCCGTACGTTCGTTAGCCGATCGTTGGAACGTGCGAAATCGATGGCTGATCGGCAGATTGATCGTGCCCGGGTGCAGATGAACACGCTGCGCCGTAAGAAGGCTGCATCGGAACCGCGCGGATTTCCGGACCAGAAGATCCTCAATCTCCGGGAATCGCCGCGGTTGAACAATCGTGAAATTCCGGCCTACGTTGTGCGACAACCGAGTGACGAGGTGATCGAGACAGTGGACGAAGAGAAGATCGTCAAGGTGACGGTGGAAACGGAAGCATCCAAGAGTACGGTGGTTGTGCCAGATGAGATTATAGAACTGCCGAAGGGTCAGGAAGAACGTACCGTTGAGTCGGTGGAGGAGCAAATCATGGTTGTGGAGGTCTCTGCCCCAGCTACGCCTCCCGTAGTTGAGGATGATCGGTATGAGATCATTGAGCCACCAAAATCGGAAACCGTTGCTACTCCCGTCGAGCAACTGCCACCAGTTGCCGAGTCGCCGATCGTACCGGTGAAAGCGAAACCACCGCTTAAAGCGCCTCGCAAGAAGAAGGAACATCATTACGAAGATATTGAAGATTTTGAGCCGCAGTCGACGAAGGATGCAACTCCGGAACCTAGCGGCGATGCAAAACTCCAGCGTCAGGAACACATCAAGGAAGAAGGACTAGATCCCATCATCGGCGAAATGTTGGGCAACGACAAGATCAAGATATCGCTCCAACTGCAGGACGAGAAGTTCGTGGACGATATGTTCGGCAGACGTAAGCATCTGGACGAGATCCTGCAGCAATCGTCCGAAGACGAACGTGAAAAGGAACCGGTAAAGTTGGCTAACAAAGGACTGCTTGCTCCTATCTCGTCGATCGACTCCACGTCCTCCGATGAGGAGGCTCGCCGCACCCATCTCAGCACACTGGCCGAGGAAAGCGATACGGGCAGCATCGATGGAGGTACACCGTGCAAGAAGCAGGACTCACTGAAGGAATCGGAACTGCCCCCGGTCGAAGAGTCCAGCAAGGAGCTAGAGCTAACACCCGCCGAGGAACATCTGCTAATGGAGGCGGAAAAGACAGCTGAAGACGGATCGCCCAAACAGGCTGCTGCTTCGGTTGAACCGGAAGCAGAGACTGTACCGGTGGTGGAAACGGAACAACCGAAGGTTGACACTCGCTGGTCAAAAATGAG TGATCACGAGTACGAGCCCATCGGAGAACCGGCCGATGCCAGCAAACCCATCACCAAGGATGGATTGTTGGCCGTATCCAGCAAGGCTCAGCAGCAACCAGACGGTCAGGACCGTAAGCATTCGAACGCTTCGTTCCTTCGCGTTCCGGGCAACGATGAGGGCGACACGATCAGCATGGAAGAGCTCCAGAAGTCGATCGAGGATCGCTACTTTAACCTGCCCACCGATGCCACCGCAGCCCAGGAAGGTGCCGAAGGAACTGCGGCTGCATCCGTCGCATCGGAACCGCAGAGCGAGAAGACCAGCAAGATGAAGGCAGCCATGGCGAAGGCTCAGACCAGCGGCAAGCAGGCGATGGCAAAGGCTCAGGAAAGTGGCAAACAAGCGATGGCACGTGCTCAGGAAGGCGGTAAAACGCTGCAGAAGAAGTTTATCCAGCAGACGGATCGCTTTAAGAACAAGATGTCCAACATTAAACTGAAGAAGGACAAAGATGCAGCTCCACTAGCAAGTCCGGAGATTGTAACGACTCCCGAGTTGGAGAAGCTGGACTTTACGCTTGCCGTTCCTAAGGATGAGGAACCGTCCACTCCAGAAGCTGTTGCAGAAGGATCCTCCGTTCCAACGGAGGAAGCTTCCGGTGATGCTGCAGAGGATGAAGCGACACCCGCCAAGAGCGGCAACAAATTCGGTAACAAGCTTAAGAACATGCACATGCCGAAGCTGCAGAAGCCTGACTTCAAGCGGCCGGAGTTTACAAAAATCTCCAAACCAAAGATGCCGAAGCTGAAGACACCCGACATGCCTAAGTTCAAGCGCCCGGAGATGCCCAAGTTCCTTACGGAGAAGCCCGACTTTAGCAAGATGAAGTCGGACTTTGCGAAGATAAAGCTGGCCCGCAGCAAGTCGATGAAGGAACCGTCTCCATCCGGTGCGACCAGTGCCGCCTCACCGTCGGACGCATCGATCATGGGCGATTCGGTAACAGCGCCCACCAAGGTGAACTACACCGACTTCAGTACGTATCCACGCATTTTCGATAAGTTTAAGCGTCAAAAGTCAGTGCCAAGTGGTCAGGCTAGTGTGCGTGCCggtacaccaccaccgctagAGTTTACGAAGGCAGCAAAGACAACGCGCCCCAAGGGAGCGTCTCTTGTATCGCGTTGGACGTCCGAAAAGTCGGAAGATACGGAGAGCAACCGTTTCCTGCAGTATACGGGCAGTGAGCTGGATGAGCGGGAAACGTCTGTCGAGCGACGCATGCGCCAGGAACTCGAACGGGCAGAGTTCGAAGGTCCCGAGCTGGCTGTAACGGAAGAACAGAAGCAGCTCGAGGAGTATGACAAAGAGAACCGTGAAATTCATCTGCTTTCGGCGGCTCGCCATGAGGAGTTCCTCAAGCGTAAACCACCGATGGAGCGCCAAGAGTCCGATCTCGCTTCGGAAGAGGAGAAACAATTCTGGGCCAGTTCGCTCGGTCAAAAGATTCGACAGAACATCGACATGAACAGCAACGATCTGGACTTCCTCGACGAGGAGGAACGTCTGCTGGTGGCTAAGGAAGATGAAGCTATCGATCAGGAGGCACGCGAACAGGCTCGCTACCTGTTAGAGCTGAGCAAGCAACGCACCGAGAAGGAACTGGAACGCCGATCGTCTACACCGTACACGAACCAAGAGTGTCAGTCGTCGGGTAGCTCGAGTGTGCGCCGTCGTAAGGGCGTGCTGGAGGAGATCGACGACGATGAGTTCTTCCTGCGGCAGAAGGGTATCTCGAAGGACAACATCCAGATGGGCGAGTACATCAGCTCCGCGATCAAGGAGGGTCTAAGCCAGCCGAAGAACGCGCTGGCCGATATGGACCGGTACGACTACTACGACGAAGAACTCGATCGTGAGCAGGATGGTATGCGAAGATACTACCAACCAAGCTTCGAATCGGATGACGTTTCTAACCAGCAGAACTCGTACACGGATGAGTATCGTGGTGGTAAGGCAAGCGATTTCTATCGTACCTTCCCACCGGATCGTCCTACTCGTAAGCCGAAAAAGGGTAACGATCAAACCGTCCCGCAGGACGATCAAGACTACGGTCTGgaggatgaagaagaagaggaagatcTTGGATACTACGATCGCCAGCGTACCAAGTATGGTAGTGAACAGCCCCAGCTACTGCAGTCTGCGGCCGCCCGTTACATGGACGAGGAAGATGACCTAGCGGCTATGGGTGGTTCTCTGCCAAGGCAGGCCATGCTGGCCGGTACGGTTGTTCCGCCGACGCCACCAACGCGTCACCGCAAGAAGCGCTTCCGTGATGTGACCCCATCGGACGTAGGACCATCATCATTCACTAACGGCGGATTCGCCGCCGGCAAGTCCATCTCCAATAACTTCATCTCCGGACCACCTCCCACG ACTACGATGGCTTACCGGGCGGAAGTACCGCTCGCTCGAGAGGAAAGCTTTGGTACGATTCCGGAACCGATACCACGACGAACTCGCTCACGGTCTCAGATTTCCAAGGCACtggacgatgatgatcgtgtTTCGCGTGGCGCAGAATCGCTGATTGGCGGCATTATCGATCGATCCCCCATCCCCGGTAGAGACTCGTATTCTTACGAAATTTCCGAATCCAACGG ATATGCCACCGTTCGCAAGGAAGCACCGCCACGTCCACCGGCACCGATCCGACGCCGAAAGTCGACCAGATCGCTCGATGCACCACCACCGCGGCAGTTCAACACGCTACCGAACTACCATCACTCAGTGTCGCCCGTCCGGCCACAGCGCAACTACAGCACCATTAACCCGAACCGTCCACCACGCAGGAAGTCCGTCACTAGCTTGACCGGTGAGCAGCAACT GAAATCGTCCAGTCTTAGCAAGGACGACGTGGCACAGTACGAGGACGTAATCGCGCCGGCACCTCCGCTCGGACCCAAACCCCCGCTCAGCTCCGGTGACGTTGCGAGCAAGATGAAGGATCGTCCACTGCCACCTCCACCGCGTCCCACGCGCAAACCGCGCCGCCCGGACGGTAGCGACCATCAGGATCTGGATGGCGGAGCCGAACGAATGGTGCTCCCGATGCACGACACCTCGATCGAGGAGGTAGAGACGGCCACCCAAACCGATCCCGTCTCGGAAGACTTTGGGCTGGACGCGGAAATAGCGGCCGTAACGGAGCGTGCAGCACGGGCACACGATGGCGATCAGCTGGAGGGCGCACTGAACCGATTCCGGGAAGGAAACGCCAAGGCACTGTCCGAGCGTCCCAAGTCATCACGCTCCGGAAGCCGTCCGGAAACACCGGCTTCGATCCTAATCGAACGAAAGGTATCGACACCTTCGCTAAATCATGAATCTATTGTGGAAGCATCGCTGACCGTTCAACCACTGGAAGAGTTTGATGATGATCAGTACATCGCGGAGCTTGTGAAGAAGTACGTTTCGGAGGAACGCAAACCAGAACCCCGCAAGACCGACACATTCGAGCGTCGGTTCCGCAAGAGCACAAACAGCTTAACGCGTGAGGATGAGATCCGCCCGGTGGAAGCGAGCAACACGCTCCGTACGCCAACGATGCGATCGTCCCGTACCTCCGTCGATGGACGACTGTCTGCGACTACTCCGGAACCGCTGCGTAACGTAGAGATCGCACCCAACGTGATCGAAGAGATTGTGGAGCGACTGCGTACGACTGAGCAACAGCACATCGATGAACTACACAAGctgcaccagcaacagctgGAAGATCTTCGCCGTCAACACGACGAACAGAAGCGACTACAGGAACAGAAGCTCGAGGAACAGCAGCGCCAGCTGCTGGAACAACAGAACCAACAGTTGCTCCAAACACAACAGCTCAAGGAACAGATCCTACAGCAGCAAGAACACCAGAAGATGCTGCTGACACAGCAACagaaccaacagcaacagttgCTTGtggcgcaacagcagcagcagctgttgaTGGAGCAGCAGGAGAAGGAGCGCGAGCTCCAGCGTGAAAAGGAACGCGAGCTGCTTAAAGAGCGTGAGCAGGAGCTGGAACGAGCACGAGAGCGCGAACGAGAGCTTCATCTGGCGCGCGAACTCGAGCTGCAGCGTGCCCGAGAGATTGAACAGCAGCGTGCACGCGATCTCGAGCAGCAAAGGATACGCGAGATGGAACTGCAGAGGGCACGGGAACTCGAACACCAACGACTACGCGAGCTGGAGATTCAGCGTGCGATAGAAGCCGAACAGGCtcgccaaagagaggttgagctgcagcagcagcagcagcagcagcagaaggctGCAGCAGTTCAGGCAGCTCCGAAGGAACCTAAAGAAGAGGGAGTCCCTCAGCAGGAGGTCGCCACTAAAGTGGAAGAACCGCTGACAACCGCATCTCCGACCGCTAGTGCTCCAGTCCCAGCTTCGGTGGACGTTGTCGATGGAGCCGCGGCTCTACCAACTCCATCCACCCTACCATCAGATCAACCTCCAACTAGACCGCCGCTACCACCGATGGCCGCCCCATTCGTCTACCACCCGGACTATCTATCCTACCACGGTGTtgcaccgtcgtcgtcgtcggctgctgcggctgctgctgccgcctccTACCTCATGCGTGGCGTTCCCTCGGATGAGGATCTCGGCATGACTCCactggcaccacagcgccgcCGCCGTCATCATCGCTCGAAACGTGACTCAACCTCGGAGGAAGACTTCCAGCGGGAACACCGTCGCCATCGGCACGGTACTCGCTCACCCGAACCACCCTCCATCCCGACGCTCGGTGGACAGCTGGTGCGGGCGTGTGGGTCCTCCATCCGGCAGACTGGTGACGATCTGATGGCGATGCTGCGCGCCAGCAGCAAGGACGAAAACAAGCGCGATCTGCATATTGCCATCATCATACTGATCGTGATCGTGGCTGGGTTGATGGCGCTCGGTATGAGCGGTGAAAAGGctgtccatcatcatcactggGATTACTTTAGCCCACCGGGCCATGGTAGCAGTGCGTAG